The following coding sequences are from one Paenibacillus sp. JDR-2 window:
- the coxB gene encoding cytochrome c oxidase subunit II, giving the protein MNRWQFFRKLAPLLALMVLVLSACGRSDLSTLRPQGPVAEEQFGLMKLAISIMLIVIVVVFAISFYVIIRFRRRPGDNTIPKQVEGNHKLEIIWTVIPIILLIILGVPTIQSVFNLSKDHTKDPEAVKVVVTAHQYWWEFEYPELGIKTAQELVIPKGKTISIEAKSADVLHSFWIPSLAGKIDANPGANVNIMYFSAPKEGVYLGKCAELCGPSHGLMDFKVKSVDEASFDRWTAALQAPVALPSDPAIKEAFVSKCLTCHAVGDQGGPAFPNLTGIGSRETVGGILVNTDDPKYSNEGSTYDNLHRWIEDPSAVKPGTLMPKVDLTQQELDGISKYLSELTLDYQQ; this is encoded by the coding sequence ATGAATCGGTGGCAGTTTTTTAGAAAGCTTGCACCGCTTCTGGCCTTGATGGTGCTCGTGCTGTCGGCATGCGGACGAAGTGACTTGTCCACGCTGAGGCCCCAAGGTCCTGTAGCGGAAGAGCAGTTCGGACTGATGAAGCTGGCGATTTCAATCATGCTCATCGTGATTGTGGTCGTGTTTGCGATTTCTTTCTATGTAATTATTCGTTTCCGCAGACGTCCCGGCGACAACACCATTCCGAAACAAGTGGAAGGTAACCATAAGCTGGAGATTATCTGGACAGTCATTCCGATTATCCTGTTGATCATCCTGGGTGTACCAACTATCCAATCGGTATTTAACCTCTCAAAGGATCACACAAAAGATCCGGAGGCGGTTAAGGTTGTTGTAACCGCTCACCAATATTGGTGGGAATTCGAGTATCCTGAACTCGGAATTAAGACTGCACAGGAATTAGTAATTCCTAAAGGCAAGACGATCTCCATCGAAGCGAAATCAGCAGACGTTCTTCACTCGTTCTGGATTCCGTCTCTTGCCGGTAAAATCGATGCAAACCCTGGAGCTAACGTGAATATCATGTATTTCTCGGCTCCAAAAGAAGGCGTTTACTTAGGCAAATGCGCCGAGCTTTGCGGACCTTCGCACGGCTTAATGGACTTTAAAGTAAAATCGGTGGACGAGGCTTCGTTTGACCGTTGGACTGCTGCTTTGCAAGCTCCGGTTGCGCTTCCAAGCGACCCAGCTATTAAAGAAGCATTTGTCAGCAAATGTCTGACTTGCCACGCTGTAGGCGATCAAGGCGGTCCGGCATTCCCTAACCTGACTGGTATCGGCAGCCGTGAGACTGTCGGTGGTATTCTCGTTAACACTGATGATCCGAAATATTCCAACGAAGGTTCGACTTACGACAACCTGCATCGCTGGATTGAAGATCCGTCGGCTGTAAAACCTGGCACGCTGATGCCTAAGGTTGATCTTACTCAACAAGAGCTTGACGGAATTTCTAAATATTTATCGGAATTGACTCTCGACTATCAACAATAA
- a CDS encoding MFS transporter: MKLVLLRGYNFFYFSMFAMFLSFLPLYFAEKGISASEIGVILGTGSIIGVVSQPLWGMISDKYKTVKAVLLILLIASIGLGMALFSISLMPAAFALTAAMYFFLMPADPLTESMNYRLAEKAGVGFGSVRMYGALGYAVASYIIGYVGDRYGMGSFMYLFAAYGVLAFLLCAMLPETPAAGKPVAWRDMKPFLKDKRTIQFLLLVLLIAIPHRMNDSYVGLYVQSLGGGVGMVGLAWFIMTLAEVVFFALINRFIKPGKELRVISIAAFFYVLRFALSAWLDNPVAIVWLQLLQGVSFVLFYAASIQYLYTLIPEQWKATGQTILAMLLFGISSIISSTVGGWLFDWIGGPALYACMSALSFIGACCGLLIQRNVNQMKRIRVT, translated from the coding sequence ATGAAGCTTGTTTTGCTTAGGGGATATAACTTCTTCTATTTCTCGATGTTTGCCATGTTTCTGTCGTTCCTGCCGTTGTACTTTGCAGAGAAGGGCATTTCGGCATCGGAGATTGGGGTTATTCTCGGAACGGGAAGTATTATCGGAGTGGTCTCGCAGCCCCTCTGGGGCATGATCAGCGATAAGTATAAAACGGTCAAGGCTGTGCTCTTGATCCTGCTCATTGCTTCAATTGGACTGGGGATGGCCCTGTTCTCGATCTCGCTTATGCCAGCCGCATTTGCGCTGACGGCGGCGATGTACTTCTTCCTGATGCCGGCCGATCCGTTAACGGAGAGCATGAATTACCGCTTGGCGGAAAAAGCGGGGGTTGGCTTTGGGAGCGTCCGGATGTACGGCGCGCTTGGGTATGCTGTTGCTTCCTATATAATAGGTTACGTCGGTGACCGCTACGGTATGGGCAGCTTTATGTACTTGTTTGCCGCCTATGGCGTTCTTGCCTTTTTGCTTTGCGCCATGCTGCCCGAAACTCCGGCAGCCGGCAAGCCGGTGGCTTGGCGGGATATGAAGCCCTTCCTAAAGGACAAACGAACCATACAGTTTCTGCTGCTTGTGCTTCTGATCGCGATCCCGCACCGCATGAATGACAGCTACGTCGGCTTGTACGTGCAAAGCCTTGGCGGCGGAGTAGGAATGGTTGGGTTGGCCTGGTTCATTATGACGCTGGCGGAGGTTGTATTCTTCGCTCTCATTAACCGGTTCATTAAGCCTGGGAAGGAGCTGCGGGTCATCTCCATAGCGGCGTTTTTTTATGTGCTGCGGTTTGCCCTATCGGCCTGGTTGGATAATCCGGTTGCGATTGTGTGGCTGCAGCTTCTGCAAGGTGTTTCGTTTGTCCTGTTCTATGCGGCATCCATTCAATATCTGTACACCTTGATTCCGGAGCAGTGGAAAGCGACCGGACAAACGATACTCGCGATGCTGCTGTTCGGGATATCGAGTATTATATCCTCGACGGTGGGTGGCTGGCTCTTTGACTGGATAGGGGGACCTGCTTTATATGCGTGCATGTCGGCCTTGTCGTTTATCGGGGCTTGCTGCGGACTGCTCATCCAGCGGAATGTGAATCAAATGAAAAGGATCAGGGTAACCTGA